The Megachile rotundata isolate GNS110a chromosome 8, iyMegRotu1, whole genome shotgun sequence genome has a segment encoding these proteins:
- the LOC100877556 gene encoding IQ motif-containing protein H isoform X2, whose protein sequence is MNIEQACEECLLRLKIDLLTATRDRMQPPSYLSTKEIDRSYEICCDALNQAKDELSCCYTLENISKANQHDTEPRGSIRTLFDESDLKFRHEMIYLRTKMFSLPRKRVDFESGNEITAESVDEKHVRTSVKLSLQPKAFMEVLHQKEPPHLFSIDYELSKLPNLKCIDGYFRHCDIWSRILDVHGNQYGSRWHLVLRPQIERIVRKRAIPVLHLKPRATFNFLSTIEENGANFLLEKRDLIRLVGNKKEIRCLTTWRAQFCTIEGQHIAATMIQALWRGYLLRKRKRESNRLYIAASYIWFSWLALKQRRDLHQRYLQRMLISLQTTRELSLKLSKEFNNIVKYPHVMIHLPSIGHPYDVRQTFDPKTFRLMQNVSSMRICMVRNPNTEIIYVLPLKPTEDLLMMYSDLIESINPADSKRITFIALSQIDTFKNRSMNLSRILHCSEDSLQEIRKKIAGKAAFFLPWFVDECDMRLAGSLNIPLLSPDMELQRTMLNASTMTSIIENLGLLQPIHARNIKDYKTLCTTLANFIVLHTEVCVWLIKLNYGILNRHFGIFLINHISVPFMPLLRREREKHGQAWKQYPSLREAFLEQLMQHLPRVVSSVTRLSKLYASWKEFFVHIQKYGCLLQAIPMEKNSKTISVSLFLAGKWSGMQPKWIGTADKLNLESEVISTFLYMIPQSSLDMNELKSTVNKFAMGIQNDGYVGYLTVDCYCYTDQYDEKLTVLLQNVRPFYSFVESYIDWLKFVIGGTYIAEKNQFLADVPVIPDSQRKNSAIFVSHRTPKWNETQERCAIIIGQMYHTRFSVYRWPQLKDLFERCGITFDSKKKLGSSIILHDNEIRHFGLMIAASPSMVDTLTMACTNLIKLNEALTLKSKGKFETNLPTLIDFFERQILDYKNLAVDECLPNM, encoded by the exons ATGAACATAGAACAAGCATGCGAGGAGTGTCTCCTACGTTTAAAAATCGATTTGTTAACTGCAACGAGGGATCGCATGCAACCACCGTCTTACCTGTCCACGAAGGAAATAGACAGAAGCTACGAAATATGTTGCGACGCATTAAATCAGGCTAAGGACGAACTGTCATGTTGCTATACTTTGGAAAATATATCTAAAGCGAATCAGCATGATACAGAGCCGAGGGGATCCATACGAACTTTGTTTGATGAATCTGATTTGAAGTTTAGACACGAAATGATTTATCTCAGGACGAAAATGTTCTCGTTGCCCAGAAAACGAGTCGACTT CGAAAGCGGAAACGAAATCACCGCCGAGTCCGTCGACGAAAAGCACGTCCGCACAAGCGTCAAACTGTCTCTGCAACCGAAAGCCTTCATGGAAGTCCTCCATCAAAAAGAGCCACCGCATTTGTTCTCCATAGACTACGAATTATCTAAACTTCCCAATTTGAAGTGCATCGACGGATATTTCAGACACTGCGACATTTGGTCGAGGATCTTGGACGTCCACGGCAATCAATACGGATCCAGATGGCATTTAGTTCTCCGACCTCAAATAGAACGAATCGTCAGAAAACGTGCGATACCTGTCTTACATCTGAAACCGCGTGCCACTTTCAATTTTCTGTCCACTATCGAGGAAAATGGGGCGAACTTCTTATTGGAGAAGCGAGATTTAATCAGACTGGTAggaaataaaaaggaaattCGATGCTTGACAACGTGGAGAGCGCAATTTTGCACGATCGAAGGACAACATATCGCTGCGACCATGATACAGGCTCTATGGCGCGGTTACTTG cTACGAAAAAGAAAACGAGAATCAAACCGTCTCTACATCGCCGCGAGCTACATCTGGTTCTCCTGGCTGGCCCTAAAGCAACGTCGAGACCTCCACCAGCGTTACCTGCAGCGAATGCTGATCTCCCTGCAAACCACCCGCGAGTTGTCCCTAAAACTCAGCAAGGAGTTCAACAACATAGTGAAATATCCCCACGTGATGATCCACCTGCCCTCCATCGGTCATCCGTACGACGTCCGTCAAACCTTCGACCCGAAGACGTTCCGGCTGATGCAGAACGTGTCGAGCATGAGGATCTGCATGGTCCGCAACCCCAACACGGAAATAATCTACGTTCTCCCCTTGAAACCGACGGAGGACCTGCTGATGATGTACAGCGACTTGATCGAGTCGATAAACCCAGCGGACTCCAAACGCATCACCTTCATCGCTCTGTCGCAGATCGACACCTTCAAAAACCGATCTATGAACTTGTCGCGAATCCTGCATTGCTCTGAGGACTCTTTAcaagaaataagaaagaaaatCGCCGGGAAGGCGGCATTTTTCTTGCCGTGGTTCGTCGATGAGTGCGACATGCGTCTGGCAGGTAGTCTGAACATTCCTCTGCTGAGTCCAGACATGGAACTCCAGCGTACGATGCTGAACGCGTCCACCATGACGTCCATCATCGAGAACCTGGGTCTGCTGCAGCCCATACACGCCAGGAACATTAAGGACTACAAAACTCTCTGTACTACTCTGGCAAACTTCATTGTTCTTCATACGGAGGTCTGCGTGTGGCTCATCAAGCTCAATTACGGAATACTGAACAGACACTTCGGCATCTTTCTTATTAATCACATAAGCGTTCCGTTTATGCCGCTGCTGAGGAGGGAGAGGGAGAAACATGGACAGGCGTGGAAGCAGTATCCTAGTTTGAGGGAAGCGTTCCTGGAGCAGTTGATGCAACATTTGCCCAGGGTCGTTTCGAGCGTGACGCGGTTGTCCAAGTTGTATGCGTCATGGAAGGAGTTCTTTGTGCACATTCAGAAGTATGGGTGCTTGCTGCAGGCTATTCCTATGGAGAAGAACTCGAAGACTATTTCGGTGTCGCTGTTTTTGGCGGGAAAGTGGTCGGGGATGCAACCGAAGTGGATTGGGACTGCTGATAAGCTTAATTTGG AGTCAGAAGTGATTTCGACCTTCCTGTACATGATACCACAGAGCTCGTTGGACATGAACGAACTGAAGAGCACCGTTAATAAATTCGCTATGGGGATTCAAAATGACGGTTACGTTGGTTATTTAACCGTCGATTGCTATTGTTATACGGATCAATACGACGAAAAATTGACGGTGTTGCTGCAGAACGTGCGGCCCTTTTATTCCTTTGTGGAAAGTTATATTGATTGGCTGAAATTTGTTATTGGAGGAACATACAT TGCAGAAAAGAATCAGTTCCTGGCGGATGTTCCTGTAATCCCAGACTCCCAGCGCAAGAATTCGGCCATTTTCGTATCTCACAGAACACCAAAATGGAACGAAACACAAGAAAGATGCGCCATAATAATCGGTCAAATGTATCATACACGGTTTTCAGTTTACCGATGGCCTCAACTCAAGGATTTATTCGAAAGATGTGGT ATAACCTTCGATTCAAAGAAAAAGCTAGGATCCAGCATAATCTTGCACGACAACGAAATTCGACATTTCGGACTCATGATAGCTGCCAGTCCCTCAATGGTGGACACATTAACCATGGCTTGTACTAATTTGATAAAACTGAACGAAGCACTTACTTTGAAATCAAAAGGAAAATTTGAGACGAATTTACCAACGCTTATTGATTTCTTTGAGCGACAAATTCTTGATTATAAGAATTTGGCTGTTGATGAATGTCTGCCTAATATGTGA
- the LOC100877556 gene encoding IQ motif-containing protein H isoform X3, translating to MKYSKEEKIDMLSVYFEAGKSATHAERLYTAECYESGNEITAESVDEKHVRTSVKLSLQPKAFMEVLHQKEPPHLFSIDYELSKLPNLKCIDGYFRHCDIWSRILDVHGNQYGSRWHLVLRPQIERIVRKRAIPVLHLKPRATFNFLSTIEENGANFLLEKRDLIRLVGNKKEIRCLTTWRAQFCTIEGQHIAATMIQALWRGYLLRKRKRESNRLYIAASYIWFSWLALKQRRDLHQRYLQRMLISLQTTRELSLKLSKEFNNIVKYPHVMIHLPSIGHPYDVRQTFDPKTFRLMQNVSSMRICMVRNPNTEIIYVLPLKPTEDLLMMYSDLIESINPADSKRITFIALSQIDTFKNRSMNLSRILHCSEDSLQEIRKKIAGKAAFFLPWFVDECDMRLAGSLNIPLLSPDMELQRTMLNASTMTSIIENLGLLQPIHARNIKDYKTLCTTLANFIVLHTEVCVWLIKLNYGILNRHFGIFLINHISVPFMPLLRREREKHGQAWKQYPSLREAFLEQLMQHLPRVVSSVTRLSKLYASWKEFFVHIQKYGCLLQAIPMEKNSKTISVSLFLAGKWSGMQPKWIGTADKLNLESEVISTFLYMIPQSSLDMNELKSTVNKFAMGIQNDGYVGYLTVDCYCYTDQYDEKLTVLLQNVRPFYSFVESYIDWLKFVIGGTYIAEKNQFLADVPVIPDSQRKNSAIFVSHRTPKWNETQERCAIIIGQMYHTRFSVYRWPQLKDLFERCGITFDSKKKLGSSIILHDNEIRHFGLMIAASPSMVDTLTMACTNLIKLNEALTLKSKGKFETNLPTLIDFFERQILDYKNLAVDECLPNM from the exons atgaagtattctaaagaagaaaagatagacatgttatcagtttattttgaagctgggaaaagtgctacacatgcagaaagattatacactgcggaatgtta CGAAAGCGGAAACGAAATCACCGCCGAGTCCGTCGACGAAAAGCACGTCCGCACAAGCGTCAAACTGTCTCTGCAACCGAAAGCCTTCATGGAAGTCCTCCATCAAAAAGAGCCACCGCATTTGTTCTCCATAGACTACGAATTATCTAAACTTCCCAATTTGAAGTGCATCGACGGATATTTCAGACACTGCGACATTTGGTCGAGGATCTTGGACGTCCACGGCAATCAATACGGATCCAGATGGCATTTAGTTCTCCGACCTCAAATAGAACGAATCGTCAGAAAACGTGCGATACCTGTCTTACATCTGAAACCGCGTGCCACTTTCAATTTTCTGTCCACTATCGAGGAAAATGGGGCGAACTTCTTATTGGAGAAGCGAGATTTAATCAGACTGGTAggaaataaaaaggaaattCGATGCTTGACAACGTGGAGAGCGCAATTTTGCACGATCGAAGGACAACATATCGCTGCGACCATGATACAGGCTCTATGGCGCGGTTACTTG cTACGAAAAAGAAAACGAGAATCAAACCGTCTCTACATCGCCGCGAGCTACATCTGGTTCTCCTGGCTGGCCCTAAAGCAACGTCGAGACCTCCACCAGCGTTACCTGCAGCGAATGCTGATCTCCCTGCAAACCACCCGCGAGTTGTCCCTAAAACTCAGCAAGGAGTTCAACAACATAGTGAAATATCCCCACGTGATGATCCACCTGCCCTCCATCGGTCATCCGTACGACGTCCGTCAAACCTTCGACCCGAAGACGTTCCGGCTGATGCAGAACGTGTCGAGCATGAGGATCTGCATGGTCCGCAACCCCAACACGGAAATAATCTACGTTCTCCCCTTGAAACCGACGGAGGACCTGCTGATGATGTACAGCGACTTGATCGAGTCGATAAACCCAGCGGACTCCAAACGCATCACCTTCATCGCTCTGTCGCAGATCGACACCTTCAAAAACCGATCTATGAACTTGTCGCGAATCCTGCATTGCTCTGAGGACTCTTTAcaagaaataagaaagaaaatCGCCGGGAAGGCGGCATTTTTCTTGCCGTGGTTCGTCGATGAGTGCGACATGCGTCTGGCAGGTAGTCTGAACATTCCTCTGCTGAGTCCAGACATGGAACTCCAGCGTACGATGCTGAACGCGTCCACCATGACGTCCATCATCGAGAACCTGGGTCTGCTGCAGCCCATACACGCCAGGAACATTAAGGACTACAAAACTCTCTGTACTACTCTGGCAAACTTCATTGTTCTTCATACGGAGGTCTGCGTGTGGCTCATCAAGCTCAATTACGGAATACTGAACAGACACTTCGGCATCTTTCTTATTAATCACATAAGCGTTCCGTTTATGCCGCTGCTGAGGAGGGAGAGGGAGAAACATGGACAGGCGTGGAAGCAGTATCCTAGTTTGAGGGAAGCGTTCCTGGAGCAGTTGATGCAACATTTGCCCAGGGTCGTTTCGAGCGTGACGCGGTTGTCCAAGTTGTATGCGTCATGGAAGGAGTTCTTTGTGCACATTCAGAAGTATGGGTGCTTGCTGCAGGCTATTCCTATGGAGAAGAACTCGAAGACTATTTCGGTGTCGCTGTTTTTGGCGGGAAAGTGGTCGGGGATGCAACCGAAGTGGATTGGGACTGCTGATAAGCTTAATTTGG AGTCAGAAGTGATTTCGACCTTCCTGTACATGATACCACAGAGCTCGTTGGACATGAACGAACTGAAGAGCACCGTTAATAAATTCGCTATGGGGATTCAAAATGACGGTTACGTTGGTTATTTAACCGTCGATTGCTATTGTTATACGGATCAATACGACGAAAAATTGACGGTGTTGCTGCAGAACGTGCGGCCCTTTTATTCCTTTGTGGAAAGTTATATTGATTGGCTGAAATTTGTTATTGGAGGAACATACAT TGCAGAAAAGAATCAGTTCCTGGCGGATGTTCCTGTAATCCCAGACTCCCAGCGCAAGAATTCGGCCATTTTCGTATCTCACAGAACACCAAAATGGAACGAAACACAAGAAAGATGCGCCATAATAATCGGTCAAATGTATCATACACGGTTTTCAGTTTACCGATGGCCTCAACTCAAGGATTTATTCGAAAGATGTGGT ATAACCTTCGATTCAAAGAAAAAGCTAGGATCCAGCATAATCTTGCACGACAACGAAATTCGACATTTCGGACTCATGATAGCTGCCAGTCCCTCAATGGTGGACACATTAACCATGGCTTGTACTAATTTGATAAAACTGAACGAAGCACTTACTTTGAAATCAAAAGGAAAATTTGAGACGAATTTACCAACGCTTATTGATTTCTTTGAGCGACAAATTCTTGATTATAAGAATTTGGCTGTTGATGAATGTCTGCCTAATATGTGA
- the LOC100877556 gene encoding IQ motif-containing protein H isoform X1 yields MNCEHELLQTDEVYSQCINMIQNSLIGIRQEITPIKKFIGDRKRDIKKICSKAKAKDCGILGLTRAFYQYTLRELMNIEQACEECLLRLKIDLLTATRDRMQPPSYLSTKEIDRSYEICCDALNQAKDELSCCYTLENISKANQHDTEPRGSIRTLFDESDLKFRHEMIYLRTKMFSLPRKRVDFESGNEITAESVDEKHVRTSVKLSLQPKAFMEVLHQKEPPHLFSIDYELSKLPNLKCIDGYFRHCDIWSRILDVHGNQYGSRWHLVLRPQIERIVRKRAIPVLHLKPRATFNFLSTIEENGANFLLEKRDLIRLVGNKKEIRCLTTWRAQFCTIEGQHIAATMIQALWRGYLLRKRKRESNRLYIAASYIWFSWLALKQRRDLHQRYLQRMLISLQTTRELSLKLSKEFNNIVKYPHVMIHLPSIGHPYDVRQTFDPKTFRLMQNVSSMRICMVRNPNTEIIYVLPLKPTEDLLMMYSDLIESINPADSKRITFIALSQIDTFKNRSMNLSRILHCSEDSLQEIRKKIAGKAAFFLPWFVDECDMRLAGSLNIPLLSPDMELQRTMLNASTMTSIIENLGLLQPIHARNIKDYKTLCTTLANFIVLHTEVCVWLIKLNYGILNRHFGIFLINHISVPFMPLLRREREKHGQAWKQYPSLREAFLEQLMQHLPRVVSSVTRLSKLYASWKEFFVHIQKYGCLLQAIPMEKNSKTISVSLFLAGKWSGMQPKWIGTADKLNLESEVISTFLYMIPQSSLDMNELKSTVNKFAMGIQNDGYVGYLTVDCYCYTDQYDEKLTVLLQNVRPFYSFVESYIDWLKFVIGGTYIAEKNQFLADVPVIPDSQRKNSAIFVSHRTPKWNETQERCAIIIGQMYHTRFSVYRWPQLKDLFERCGITFDSKKKLGSSIILHDNEIRHFGLMIAASPSMVDTLTMACTNLIKLNEALTLKSKGKFETNLPTLIDFFERQILDYKNLAVDECLPNM; encoded by the exons atgaattgCGAACACGAATTATTGCAAACTGACGAGGTGTACTCTCAATGTATAAATATGATACAAAATAGTCTCATAGGAATTCGACAAGAAATAACtccgattaaaaaatttattggcGATCGGAAGAGAgacattaaaaaaatatg TTCAAAAGCTAAGGCAAAGGACTGCGGCATACTAGGATTAACACGAGCTTTCTATCAGTACACATTAAGGGAGTTGATGAACATAGAACAAGCATGCGAGGAGTGTCTCCTACGTTTAAAAATCGATTTGTTAACTGCAACGAGGGATCGCATGCAACCACCGTCTTACCTGTCCACGAAGGAAATAGACAGAAGCTACGAAATATGTTGCGACGCATTAAATCAGGCTAAGGACGAACTGTCATGTTGCTATACTTTGGAAAATATATCTAAAGCGAATCAGCATGATACAGAGCCGAGGGGATCCATACGAACTTTGTTTGATGAATCTGATTTGAAGTTTAGACACGAAATGATTTATCTCAGGACGAAAATGTTCTCGTTGCCCAGAAAACGAGTCGACTT CGAAAGCGGAAACGAAATCACCGCCGAGTCCGTCGACGAAAAGCACGTCCGCACAAGCGTCAAACTGTCTCTGCAACCGAAAGCCTTCATGGAAGTCCTCCATCAAAAAGAGCCACCGCATTTGTTCTCCATAGACTACGAATTATCTAAACTTCCCAATTTGAAGTGCATCGACGGATATTTCAGACACTGCGACATTTGGTCGAGGATCTTGGACGTCCACGGCAATCAATACGGATCCAGATGGCATTTAGTTCTCCGACCTCAAATAGAACGAATCGTCAGAAAACGTGCGATACCTGTCTTACATCTGAAACCGCGTGCCACTTTCAATTTTCTGTCCACTATCGAGGAAAATGGGGCGAACTTCTTATTGGAGAAGCGAGATTTAATCAGACTGGTAggaaataaaaaggaaattCGATGCTTGACAACGTGGAGAGCGCAATTTTGCACGATCGAAGGACAACATATCGCTGCGACCATGATACAGGCTCTATGGCGCGGTTACTTG cTACGAAAAAGAAAACGAGAATCAAACCGTCTCTACATCGCCGCGAGCTACATCTGGTTCTCCTGGCTGGCCCTAAAGCAACGTCGAGACCTCCACCAGCGTTACCTGCAGCGAATGCTGATCTCCCTGCAAACCACCCGCGAGTTGTCCCTAAAACTCAGCAAGGAGTTCAACAACATAGTGAAATATCCCCACGTGATGATCCACCTGCCCTCCATCGGTCATCCGTACGACGTCCGTCAAACCTTCGACCCGAAGACGTTCCGGCTGATGCAGAACGTGTCGAGCATGAGGATCTGCATGGTCCGCAACCCCAACACGGAAATAATCTACGTTCTCCCCTTGAAACCGACGGAGGACCTGCTGATGATGTACAGCGACTTGATCGAGTCGATAAACCCAGCGGACTCCAAACGCATCACCTTCATCGCTCTGTCGCAGATCGACACCTTCAAAAACCGATCTATGAACTTGTCGCGAATCCTGCATTGCTCTGAGGACTCTTTAcaagaaataagaaagaaaatCGCCGGGAAGGCGGCATTTTTCTTGCCGTGGTTCGTCGATGAGTGCGACATGCGTCTGGCAGGTAGTCTGAACATTCCTCTGCTGAGTCCAGACATGGAACTCCAGCGTACGATGCTGAACGCGTCCACCATGACGTCCATCATCGAGAACCTGGGTCTGCTGCAGCCCATACACGCCAGGAACATTAAGGACTACAAAACTCTCTGTACTACTCTGGCAAACTTCATTGTTCTTCATACGGAGGTCTGCGTGTGGCTCATCAAGCTCAATTACGGAATACTGAACAGACACTTCGGCATCTTTCTTATTAATCACATAAGCGTTCCGTTTATGCCGCTGCTGAGGAGGGAGAGGGAGAAACATGGACAGGCGTGGAAGCAGTATCCTAGTTTGAGGGAAGCGTTCCTGGAGCAGTTGATGCAACATTTGCCCAGGGTCGTTTCGAGCGTGACGCGGTTGTCCAAGTTGTATGCGTCATGGAAGGAGTTCTTTGTGCACATTCAGAAGTATGGGTGCTTGCTGCAGGCTATTCCTATGGAGAAGAACTCGAAGACTATTTCGGTGTCGCTGTTTTTGGCGGGAAAGTGGTCGGGGATGCAACCGAAGTGGATTGGGACTGCTGATAAGCTTAATTTGG AGTCAGAAGTGATTTCGACCTTCCTGTACATGATACCACAGAGCTCGTTGGACATGAACGAACTGAAGAGCACCGTTAATAAATTCGCTATGGGGATTCAAAATGACGGTTACGTTGGTTATTTAACCGTCGATTGCTATTGTTATACGGATCAATACGACGAAAAATTGACGGTGTTGCTGCAGAACGTGCGGCCCTTTTATTCCTTTGTGGAAAGTTATATTGATTGGCTGAAATTTGTTATTGGAGGAACATACAT TGCAGAAAAGAATCAGTTCCTGGCGGATGTTCCTGTAATCCCAGACTCCCAGCGCAAGAATTCGGCCATTTTCGTATCTCACAGAACACCAAAATGGAACGAAACACAAGAAAGATGCGCCATAATAATCGGTCAAATGTATCATACACGGTTTTCAGTTTACCGATGGCCTCAACTCAAGGATTTATTCGAAAGATGTGGT ATAACCTTCGATTCAAAGAAAAAGCTAGGATCCAGCATAATCTTGCACGACAACGAAATTCGACATTTCGGACTCATGATAGCTGCCAGTCCCTCAATGGTGGACACATTAACCATGGCTTGTACTAATTTGATAAAACTGAACGAAGCACTTACTTTGAAATCAAAAGGAAAATTTGAGACGAATTTACCAACGCTTATTGATTTCTTTGAGCGACAAATTCTTGATTATAAGAATTTGGCTGTTGATGAATGTCTGCCTAATATGTGA